Proteins encoded together in one Gemmatimonadetes bacterium T265 window:
- the lipB gene encoding octanoyltransferase, giving the protein MPDLLVTPLGLTPYADALALMRAAAAARAAGALGEDLLLLVEHPPVLTLGRRAADNRLLAAPALLAARGVELHEVERGGGSTFHGPGQLVGYPIVDLKRHRRDLHWYLRRVEQALIDAVAEFGVAAGRNPPYTGVWTDPETSGGGPGPPGSAGLPNTPPALRKLASIGVHARDWVTSHGFALNVTPEPLGYFDLIVPCGIDGVEMTAVAREAPAARAGGVTVAHVADAVAGALGRFFDLRPVATEAAELRDRLEARSAAP; this is encoded by the coding sequence ATGCCCGACCTCCTCGTCACGCCGCTCGGCCTCACGCCCTACGCCGACGCGCTCGCCCTCATGCGCGCCGCCGCGGCGGCGCGCGCGGCGGGCGCGCTCGGCGAGGACCTGCTCCTGCTCGTCGAGCACCCGCCCGTCCTCACATTAGGCCGCCGAGCCGCCGACAACCGCCTGCTCGCCGCGCCCGCCCTGCTCGCCGCGCGCGGCGTCGAGCTGCACGAGGTCGAGCGCGGCGGGGGGAGCACGTTCCACGGCCCGGGGCAGCTCGTCGGCTACCCGATCGTCGACCTCAAGCGGCACCGCCGCGACCTGCACTGGTACCTGCGCCGGGTCGAGCAGGCGCTCATCGACGCGGTGGCCGAGTTCGGCGTCGCGGCCGGGCGGAACCCGCCCTACACGGGCGTCTGGACCGACCCCGAGACGTCGGGCGGCGGGCCGGGCCCGCCCGGGAGTGCGGGGCTGCCTAACACACCGCCCGCGCTGCGCAAGCTCGCCTCGATCGGCGTCCACGCGCGCGACTGGGTGACCTCGCACGGTTTCGCCCTCAACGTCACCCCCGAGCCGCTCGGCTACTTCGACCTGATCGTGCCGTGCGGCATCGACGGCGTCGAGATGACGGCCGTCGCGCGCGAGGCGCCGGCCGCGCGCGCGGGCGGCGTGACCGTCGCGCACGTCGCCGACGCGGTCGCCGGCGCGCTCGGCCGCTTCTTCGACCTGCGCCCGGTCGCGACCGAGGCGGCGGAGCTCCGCGACCGTCTCGAGGCGAGGTCCGCCGCGCCGTAA
- a CDS encoding DNA-directed DNA polymerase, with translation MSFVHLHCHSEYSLLDGANRIDSLIRRAQELEMPALAVTDHGNMHAAWEFQEHAKKANLKPILGMEAYVATGSRHDRARPAPGAKPYHHLVLLARDAVGYKNLVKLSSLAYLEGFYVKPRVDRELLAAHSEGIIVSSACLAGEVAGHLMEDRWDAAREAAEWYANVFQDRYYLEVQAHDSEGQARLNAQIFKLGADLGLPVVATNDAHFLKETDHDAHDVLLCIGIGKDVKDANRMHYDRGLYFKSRPEMAERFAERPDVLENTLRIADEVDVVFGKKYHVPSFPLPPGVETENDLLVKLATGGAHARYGATLREDVEERLKYELGVILQTGYAGYFLITADFIAAARERGIPVGPGRGSAAGSLVAYALGITNVDPLKFDLLFERFLNPERVSMPDVDVDFCFERRGEVIDYVRQKYGKESVCQIVTFGTMKSRAAVKDVGRVLGFTPAETDALAKFIPNAPNYSLTVAEAIEQVPDVARLYKEDARYRELLDYAVALEGLSRHTGVHAAGVVIAPGPVHEFVPVCTQASKGAGGGDGDEKVTVAQYDMTALEKAGMLKMDFLGLTTLTVIHDAIVSIERRTGKALDLDALEFDDPKTYQMLRSGRTAGVFQFESPLATDVLRQMRCDRFDDLVASNALLRPGPLDTGMHKVYIRRKRGEEPVAYALPELEPILRETQGVITYQEQVMRIAQTLAGISLAEADVLRKAVGKKDAELIRQELGKFSEKAIAKGHGRAVVEDLAGQIETFGRYGFNKSHSVAYSVLSYQTAYLKANHPADFMAALLSSCIGDTDSVVKYVAEAREMGLEVLPPDVNESGYKFTVIADNRIRFGLGAVRNVGEGAVESVLGARDADGSYQDFFDFVERVDLRACNKRVFEALIHAGALDTVGGHRAQYLAALDHAMQEASLKQQEAATGQGSLFGLLGGDAASAKPAPRPTLPHLPPWSESDRLAAEKAILGFYVSGHPLEPFRAEAELFGTHKIAELGSWTPNKIVLACVVTSCKRQISKRSGSEFARLVLEDFSGATEVLVFPEAWSVLAEQVKTDVPVLVEGGYSRRDQDAETPTFIVEKVTRLAEKRVDGAVAVAIELAAGADLTPGVMADVRAACDHYPGTAPLELRWRDGRGGGTARFRSRSLTVAASNAALGELRALLGDERVKLVRGS, from the coding sequence ATGAGCTTCGTACACCTGCACTGCCACTCCGAGTATTCGCTCCTCGACGGCGCGAACCGGATCGATTCGCTGATCCGCCGGGCCCAGGAGCTCGAGATGCCGGCGCTCGCCGTGACCGACCACGGCAACATGCACGCGGCGTGGGAATTTCAGGAGCACGCGAAGAAGGCGAACCTCAAGCCCATCCTCGGCATGGAGGCGTACGTCGCGACGGGCTCGCGTCACGACCGCGCCCGCCCCGCGCCCGGGGCCAAGCCGTACCACCACCTCGTGCTGCTCGCGCGCGACGCGGTCGGCTACAAGAACCTCGTCAAGCTCTCGTCGCTCGCCTACCTCGAGGGCTTCTACGTGAAGCCGCGGGTCGACCGCGAGCTGCTCGCCGCGCACAGCGAGGGGATCATCGTCTCGAGCGCGTGCCTCGCAGGCGAGGTCGCCGGGCACCTCATGGAGGACCGCTGGGACGCGGCGCGCGAGGCGGCCGAGTGGTACGCGAACGTCTTCCAGGACCGCTACTACCTCGAGGTCCAGGCGCACGACTCCGAGGGGCAGGCGCGGCTCAACGCGCAGATCTTCAAGTTAGGCGCGGACCTCGGGCTCCCGGTCGTCGCGACCAACGACGCGCACTTCCTGAAGGAGACGGACCACGACGCGCACGACGTCCTGCTCTGCATCGGGATCGGCAAGGACGTCAAGGACGCGAACCGCATGCACTACGACCGGGGACTCTACTTCAAGAGCCGCCCGGAGATGGCCGAGCGCTTCGCCGAACGGCCGGACGTGCTCGAGAACACGCTCCGCATCGCGGACGAGGTCGACGTCGTGTTCGGCAAGAAGTACCACGTGCCGAGCTTCCCGCTCCCGCCCGGGGTCGAGACGGAGAACGACCTGCTCGTCAAGCTCGCCACCGGGGGCGCGCACGCGCGGTACGGCGCGACGTTGCGCGAGGACGTCGAGGAGCGGCTGAAGTACGAACTCGGCGTCATCCTGCAGACCGGGTACGCGGGCTACTTCCTCATCACGGCCGACTTCATCGCCGCCGCGCGCGAGCGCGGCATCCCCGTCGGCCCGGGGCGCGGCTCGGCGGCGGGCTCGCTCGTCGCCTACGCGTTAGGCATCACGAACGTCGACCCGCTCAAGTTCGACCTGCTCTTCGAGCGCTTCCTGAACCCGGAGCGCGTGTCGATGCCCGACGTCGACGTCGACTTCTGCTTCGAGCGCCGGGGCGAGGTCATCGACTACGTGCGGCAGAAGTACGGCAAGGAGAGCGTCTGCCAGATCGTCACCTTCGGGACGATGAAGTCCAGGGCCGCGGTGAAGGACGTCGGCCGCGTCCTCGGCTTCACGCCGGCGGAGACGGACGCGCTCGCGAAGTTCATCCCGAACGCGCCCAACTACTCGCTCACCGTCGCCGAGGCGATCGAGCAGGTCCCCGACGTCGCGCGGCTCTACAAGGAGGACGCGCGCTACCGCGAGCTGCTCGACTACGCCGTCGCGCTCGAAGGGCTGTCGCGGCACACCGGCGTGCACGCGGCCGGCGTCGTGATCGCGCCCGGCCCGGTGCACGAGTTCGTCCCCGTCTGTACGCAGGCCAGCAAGGGCGCGGGGGGCGGCGACGGCGACGAGAAGGTGACCGTCGCGCAGTACGACATGACCGCGCTCGAAAAGGCGGGCATGCTCAAGATGGACTTCCTCGGCCTGACCACGCTCACGGTCATCCACGACGCGATCGTCTCGATCGAGCGGCGCACGGGGAAAGCGCTCGACCTCGACGCGCTCGAGTTCGACGATCCGAAGACGTACCAGATGCTGCGCTCCGGGCGCACGGCGGGCGTCTTCCAGTTCGAGTCGCCGCTCGCGACCGACGTGCTGCGGCAGATGCGCTGCGATCGCTTCGACGACCTCGTCGCGTCCAACGCCCTGCTCCGCCCCGGCCCGCTCGACACGGGCATGCACAAGGTCTACATCCGGCGCAAGCGCGGCGAGGAGCCGGTCGCGTACGCGCTCCCCGAGCTCGAGCCGATCCTGCGCGAGACGCAGGGCGTGATCACCTACCAGGAGCAGGTGATGCGCATCGCGCAGACGCTGGCGGGGATCTCGCTCGCCGAGGCGGACGTGCTGCGCAAGGCGGTGGGGAAGAAGGACGCGGAGCTCATCCGCCAGGAGCTGGGCAAGTTCAGCGAGAAGGCGATCGCCAAGGGGCACGGGCGCGCCGTCGTCGAGGACCTCGCGGGGCAGATCGAGACGTTCGGGCGCTACGGCTTCAACAAGAGTCACTCCGTCGCCTACTCGGTCCTCTCGTACCAGACCGCCTACCTCAAGGCGAACCACCCGGCCGACTTCATGGCCGCGCTGCTCTCGAGCTGCATCGGCGACACGGACAGTGTGGTGAAGTACGTGGCCGAGGCGCGCGAGATGGGGCTCGAGGTGCTGCCGCCGGACGTGAACGAGAGCGGCTACAAGTTCACCGTCATCGCCGACAACCGCATCCGCTTCGGCCTCGGCGCCGTGCGCAACGTCGGCGAGGGCGCGGTCGAGTCGGTGTTAGGCGCGCGCGACGCGGACGGCTCCTACCAGGACTTCTTCGACTTCGTCGAGCGCGTCGACCTGCGCGCGTGCAACAAGCGCGTCTTCGAGGCGCTGATCCACGCGGGCGCGCTCGACACGGTCGGCGGGCACCGCGCGCAGTACCTCGCCGCCCTCGACCACGCGATGCAGGAGGCCTCGCTCAAGCAGCAGGAGGCGGCGACCGGGCAGGGCTCGCTCTTCGGGCTGCTGGGCGGCGACGCGGCGAGCGCGAAGCCCGCGCCGCGCCCCACCCTGCCCCACCTCCCGCCGTGGAGCGAGAGCGACCGGCTCGCCGCGGAGAAGGCGATCCTCGGCTTCTACGTCTCGGGGCACCCGCTGGAGCCGTTCCGCGCCGAAGCGGAGCTGTTCGGCACGCACAAGATCGCCGAACTCGGGAGCTGGACGCCGAACAAGATCGTGCTCGCGTGCGTGGTTACGTCGTGCAAGCGGCAGATCAGCAAGCGGAGCGGTTCCGAGTTCGCCCGGCTCGTGCTCGAAGACTTCTCGGGGGCCACCGAGGTGCTCGTCTTCCCCGAGGCGTGGAGCGTGCTCGCCGAGCAGGTGAAGACGGACGTGCCGGTGCTCGTCGAGGGCGGCTACTCGCGGCGCGACCAGGACGCGGAGACGCCGACGTTCATCGTCGAAAAGGTGACGCGGCTGGCCGAGAAGCGGGTCGACGGCGCGGTCGCGGTGGCGATCGAGCTCGCGGCGGGGGCGGACCTGACGCCCGGCGTGATGGCCGACGTGCGGGCCGCGTGCGACCACTATCCCGGGACGGCGCCGCTGGAGCTGCGTTGGCGCGACGGCCGCGGCGGCGGGACCGCGCGGTTCCGCTCGCGCTCGCTCACGGTCGCCGCGTCCAACGCCGCGTTAGGCGAGCTGCGCGCCCTGCTCGGCGACGAGCGGGTGAAGCTGGTGCGGGGGTCGTGA
- the accA gene encoding acetyl-coenzyme A carboxylase carboxyl transferase subunit alpha translates to MATPVLDFEKPLAELEQRIDDLKRVADDRALDVQDEIAPLERKLSDLRVHIYRNLTPMQRVQVARHPKRPFTLDYVRMIFTDWVELHGDRAFRDDEAIVGGFARLDGESVMVIGHQRGRDTRENLRRNFGMAHPEGYRKALRLLKLAEKFEVPVVTLIDTPGAWAGMGAEERGQSEAIARNLLEMAGLTVPIVATVIGEGGSGGALALGVADRVLMLENAVYSVITVEGCAAILWKDGKSPETRARAADALKITAPDLYELRVIDEIVPEPPGGAHADPEMTAARLKEVLVRQLDELRRYKPEKLVRRRREKFLRMGRVAG, encoded by the coding sequence ATGGCCACCCCCGTCCTCGATTTCGAGAAGCCGCTCGCCGAGTTGGAGCAGCGGATCGACGACCTGAAACGCGTCGCCGACGACCGCGCCCTCGACGTGCAGGACGAGATCGCGCCGCTCGAACGCAAGCTCTCCGACCTGCGCGTCCACATCTACCGCAACCTCACGCCGATGCAGCGCGTGCAGGTCGCGCGGCACCCGAAGCGGCCGTTCACGCTCGACTACGTGCGGATGATCTTCACCGACTGGGTGGAGCTGCACGGCGACCGCGCGTTCCGCGACGACGAGGCGATCGTCGGCGGCTTCGCGCGCCTCGACGGCGAGAGCGTGATGGTGATCGGCCACCAGCGCGGGCGCGACACGCGCGAGAACCTGCGCCGCAACTTCGGCATGGCGCACCCCGAGGGCTACCGCAAGGCGCTCCGGCTCCTGAAGCTGGCGGAGAAGTTCGAGGTACCCGTCGTCACGCTCATCGACACGCCGGGCGCGTGGGCCGGGATGGGGGCCGAGGAGCGCGGGCAGAGCGAGGCGATCGCGCGCAACCTGCTCGAGATGGCCGGGCTCACCGTGCCGATCGTCGCGACCGTGATCGGGGAGGGCGGCTCGGGCGGCGCGCTCGCGTTAGGCGTGGCGGACCGGGTGCTGATGCTCGAGAACGCGGTCTACTCGGTGATCACGGTCGAGGGGTGCGCGGCGATCCTCTGGAAGGACGGCAAGAGCCCCGAGACGCGCGCGCGCGCCGCCGACGCGCTCAAGATCACGGCGCCCGACCTGTACGAGCTGCGCGTGATCGACGAGATCGTCCCGGAGCCGCCGGGCGGCGCGCACGCCGATCCGGAGATGACCGCGGCGCGGCTCAAGGAGGTACTCGTGCGCCAGCTCGACGAGTTACGCCGCTACAAGCCCGAGAAGCTCGTCCGGCGGCGGCGCGAGAAGTTCCTGCGGATGGGGCGGGTGGCGGGGTAA
- a CDS encoding sulfite oxidase-like oxidoreductase, whose protein sequence is MSDDVTHTATIDARPRDVPRIPPGQVRTAKWPVLHYGDVPAVDPAAWRFEVTGLVTTPFRLSLDELRAMPTQDMVCDIHCVTRWSRLDNQFTGVSVQALLRRAGPTADAAFVLVKAAQGFTTNLPLADFDRPENLLAWAHDGAPLSAEHGGPVRLVVPHLYFWKSAKWVTGIELRRSDAPGFWEQNGYHDHGDPWREERHQPSGFAQWMVNSLRNESKKRGGRD, encoded by the coding sequence ATGTCTGACGACGTGACACACACCGCGACGATCGACGCTCGCCCGCGCGACGTCCCCCGCATCCCGCCCGGCCAGGTCCGCACGGCGAAGTGGCCGGTGCTGCACTACGGCGACGTGCCGGCCGTCGATCCGGCGGCCTGGCGGTTCGAGGTCACGGGCCTCGTCACGACGCCGTTCCGGCTGTCGCTCGACGAGCTGCGCGCGATGCCGACGCAGGACATGGTGTGCGACATCCACTGCGTGACGCGCTGGAGCCGGCTCGACAACCAGTTCACCGGCGTGAGCGTGCAGGCGCTGCTCCGGCGTGCCGGCCCGACGGCCGACGCGGCCTTCGTGCTCGTGAAGGCGGCGCAGGGGTTCACGACGAACCTCCCGCTCGCCGACTTCGACCGGCCGGAGAACCTGCTCGCCTGGGCGCACGACGGCGCGCCGCTGAGCGCGGAGCACGGCGGCCCGGTGCGGCTCGTCGTGCCGCACCTGTACTTCTGGAAGAGCGCGAAGTGGGTGACCGGGATCGAACTGCGGCGGAGCGACGCGCCGGGGTTCTGGGAACAGAACGGCTACCACGACCACGGCGACCCGTGGCGCGAGGAACGCCACCAGCCGTCGGGGTTCGCGCAGTGGATGGTGAATTCGTTACGGAACGAGTCGAAAAAGCGGGGCGGCCGAGATTGA
- a CDS encoding dihydrolipoyl dehydrogenase: protein MASYDVIILGGGPAGYVCAIRCAQLGLATAVVEREALGGTCVLWGCIPAKALLESANLATHLAKAGEHGITLGHVSLDFTPAMKRSRAVSQQNSKGVEFLFKKNKIIYLKGEAKLGKGGKQIVVKTPDGKTDTHDARKAVVVATGSRVRGLPQVGLELNKTTVLSSDDVLVLEKAPKTMLVVGAGAVGCEFSDVFNAYGTKVTIVEVAPQILPLEDADSAAEVAKAFKKRGIEILTGAKMSNVKVGPESVSLTVEAAGEKRDLTVDKVLVAAGRTANTDTAGLKEAGVQFTERGFVKIDDQFRTSVAGVYAIGDVAGNQMLAHKGSREGHVLAELIAGQHPHPVNYANVPNCTYCHPEVASIGLTEAQVKERKLDYTVGKFPFSANGRARTSGETDGFVKILRDKKYGEILGAHIVGAHATEMIHELVVARENEFTVEEIDLAVHAHPTLSEAIAEAALDSMGKMIHA from the coding sequence ATGGCTTCCTACGACGTTATCATCCTCGGCGGCGGCCCCGCCGGGTACGTGTGTGCCATCCGCTGCGCCCAGCTCGGCCTCGCCACCGCCGTCGTCGAGCGCGAGGCGCTCGGCGGCACCTGCGTCCTCTGGGGCTGCATCCCGGCCAAGGCGCTGCTCGAAAGCGCCAACCTCGCCACCCACCTCGCGAAGGCCGGCGAACACGGCATCACCCTCGGCCATGTCTCGCTCGACTTCACGCCCGCGATGAAGCGCTCGCGCGCCGTCAGCCAGCAGAACTCCAAAGGCGTCGAGTTCCTCTTCAAGAAGAACAAGATCATCTACCTCAAGGGCGAGGCGAAGCTCGGCAAGGGCGGCAAGCAGATCGTCGTCAAGACGCCCGACGGCAAGACCGACACGCACGACGCCCGCAAGGCCGTCGTCGTCGCAACCGGGTCGCGCGTGCGCGGCCTACCGCAGGTCGGGCTCGAGCTGAACAAGACCACCGTGCTCTCGAGCGACGACGTGCTCGTCCTCGAGAAGGCGCCCAAGACGATGCTCGTCGTCGGCGCCGGCGCGGTCGGCTGCGAGTTCTCCGACGTGTTCAACGCCTACGGCACGAAGGTCACCATCGTCGAGGTCGCGCCGCAGATCCTCCCGCTCGAGGACGCGGACAGCGCGGCCGAGGTGGCGAAGGCGTTCAAGAAGCGCGGCATCGAGATCCTCACCGGCGCCAAGATGTCGAACGTCAAGGTCGGGCCCGAGTCGGTCTCGCTCACCGTCGAGGCCGCGGGCGAGAAGCGCGACCTGACCGTCGACAAGGTGCTCGTCGCCGCGGGGCGCACGGCGAACACCGACACGGCGGGGCTCAAGGAGGCGGGCGTTCAGTTCACGGAGCGCGGCTTCGTGAAGATCGACGACCAGTTCCGGACGAGCGTCGCGGGCGTCTACGCGATCGGCGACGTGGCCGGCAACCAGATGCTCGCCCACAAGGGCTCGCGCGAGGGGCACGTGCTCGCGGAGCTCATCGCCGGGCAGCACCCGCACCCGGTCAACTACGCCAACGTGCCGAACTGCACCTATTGCCACCCCGAGGTCGCCTCGATCGGCCTCACCGAGGCGCAGGTCAAGGAACGCAAGCTCGACTACACGGTCGGCAAGTTCCCCTTCTCGGCCAACGGGCGCGCGCGCACGTCGGGCGAGACGGACGGCTTCGTAAAGATCCTCCGCGACAAGAAATACGGCGAGATCCTCGGCGCGCACATCGTCGGCGCGCACGCGACCGAGATGATCCACGAGCTCGTCGTCGCGCGCGAGAACGAGTTCACGGTCGAGGAGATCGACCTCGCGGTCCACGCGCACCCGACGCTCTCCGAGGCGATCGCCGAGGCGGCGCTGGACTCGATGGGGAAAATGATCCACGCGTAG
- a CDS encoding aminopeptidase — MATAYVRTRRARVLRALAGLAALVLLALVATADGRWFLRAAWEEGRILVRRRPIVAVAAAQTASPADVRTRGKLQLVLAARAYAADSLDLKAGHSFEYYTDIGRDTLLLLLSGARRDTLAAVTWWFPVVGRVPYKGFFDAAAARRVRDGLLRDGYDAYLRPSSAFSTLGWFDDPLLNTALVGDSVDLANTVIHELTHNTFYAPSQAAFNESFASFVGARGAARFFRARGDTASAAAAERRWADERTLGEFWAALGRAVDSAYAAHPGSDSTARAARLVARAAVTVAARRFLADSVVPRLQDPRRTRGGPAALARWAARTPLDNAALLARRTYARELGLFDAVYAREGEDLGRSVARLIALAKSDPKDPYGAVRRWVGWW, encoded by the coding sequence ATGGCAACAGCTTACGTTCGCACGCGGCGGGCGCGCGTCCTCCGGGCACTCGCCGGGCTGGCCGCGCTGGTCCTGCTCGCCCTCGTCGCCACGGCCGACGGCCGCTGGTTCCTCCGCGCCGCCTGGGAGGAGGGGCGCATCCTCGTCCGACGCCGCCCGATCGTCGCGGTCGCGGCGGCGCAGACGGCGAGTCCGGCGGACGTCCGCACCCGCGGCAAGCTGCAGCTCGTCCTCGCCGCGCGCGCCTACGCCGCCGACTCGCTCGACCTCAAGGCGGGGCACAGCTTCGAGTATTACACCGACATTGGGCGCGACACCCTACTCCTCCTCCTGAGCGGCGCGCGGCGCGACACGCTGGCGGCGGTGACGTGGTGGTTTCCGGTCGTCGGGCGCGTGCCGTACAAGGGCTTCTTCGACGCTGCGGCGGCGCGCCGCGTGCGCGACGGGCTCCTTCGCGACGGCTACGACGCCTACCTCCGCCCGTCGTCCGCGTTCAGCACGCTCGGCTGGTTCGACGACCCGCTGCTCAACACCGCGCTCGTCGGCGACTCGGTCGACCTCGCGAACACGGTCATCCACGAGCTGACGCACAACACGTTCTACGCGCCGAGTCAGGCCGCGTTCAACGAGAGCTTCGCGAGCTTCGTCGGGGCGCGCGGGGCCGCGCGCTTCTTTCGCGCGCGCGGCGACACGGCGTCGGCCGCCGCGGCCGAGCGGCGGTGGGCGGACGAGCGCACGCTCGGGGAGTTCTGGGCGGCGCTCGGTCGCGCGGTCGACTCGGCCTACGCCGCGCACCCGGGCAGCGATTCGACGGCCCGCGCCGCGCGGCTCGTGGCGCGGGCGGCGGTCACCGTCGCCGCGCGTCGATTCCTGGCGGACAGCGTCGTGCCGCGGCTGCAGGACCCGCGGCGGACGCGCGGCGGCCCGGCGGCGCTGGCGCGCTGGGCGGCGCGCACGCCGCTCGACAACGCGGCGCTGCTCGCGCGGCGGACGTACGCGCGCGAGCTCGGGCTGTTCGACGCGGTGTACGCGCGCGAGGGGGAGGACCTGGGGCGGAGCGTGGCGCGGCTGATCGCGCTGGCGAAGTCGGACCCGAAGGACCCGTACGGGGCGGTGCGGCGGTGGGTGGGGTGGTGGTGA
- the metG gene encoding methionine--tRNA ligase, with translation MRPFYVTTAIDYANGDPHLGHALEKVGADAIARYHRLAGRTVHFTMGMDEHGQKVQQEAEARGVSPQQLVDEVAAAFERAWASLDVRYDQFVRTTDPHHQRGVRALVDRIFDRNPDDFYERAYEGWYCVGCEAFKTDEEIVDGRCELHPTRTLEWTAERNWFFRLSRYQPFIERLLRERPAFCQPESRRNELLGLLAQGLEDVSASRARLAWGVPFPRATSDGETQATYVWFDALPNYLTATGFPDGAWEAPEGRWPAQLHVVGKDITRFHCVIWPAMLEAAGLPLPERVWAHGFMSVDGQRFSKSAGVWVELDDAIARYGPDALRYYLLREIPFNGDGDFSWERFTERYTADLANAFGNLASRTVAMVERYRGGEVPAAAPDEVGASRAADAADLAAYHAAFDGTRGYVPHEALAALWRVVGRANAEVQERQPWTLAKDPARAAELDAVLHSAVRRLAVAAVCVWPVLPRKAAELWAQLGGPGEVEAQRFAAMDGLDPAGWRVRKGAALFPRDAAPAPTA, from the coding sequence ATGCGACCATTCTACGTCACCACCGCCATCGACTACGCCAACGGCGACCCGCACCTCGGCCACGCGCTCGAGAAGGTCGGCGCCGACGCGATCGCCCGCTACCACCGCCTCGCCGGGCGCACCGTCCACTTCACGATGGGGATGGACGAGCACGGGCAGAAGGTGCAGCAGGAGGCGGAGGCGCGCGGCGTGTCGCCGCAGCAGTTGGTCGACGAGGTCGCGGCGGCCTTCGAGCGCGCGTGGGCGTCGCTCGACGTGCGCTACGACCAGTTCGTGCGCACCACCGACCCCCACCACCAGCGCGGCGTGCGCGCGCTCGTCGACCGCATCTTCGACCGCAACCCGGACGACTTCTACGAGCGCGCCTACGAGGGCTGGTACTGCGTGGGCTGCGAGGCGTTCAAGACCGACGAGGAGATCGTCGACGGCCGCTGCGAGCTGCACCCGACGCGCACGCTCGAGTGGACGGCCGAGCGGAACTGGTTCTTCCGCCTGTCGCGCTACCAGCCGTTCATCGAGCGCCTGCTGCGCGAGCGCCCGGCGTTCTGCCAGCCCGAGAGCCGCCGCAACGAGCTGTTAGGCCTGCTCGCGCAGGGGCTGGAAGACGTGTCGGCGAGCCGCGCACGGCTGGCGTGGGGCGTCCCGTTCCCGCGCGCGACGAGCGACGGCGAGACGCAGGCGACGTACGTCTGGTTCGACGCGCTGCCGAACTACCTGACCGCGACGGGCTTTCCGGACGGCGCGTGGGAGGCGCCGGAGGGCCGCTGGCCCGCGCAGCTCCACGTCGTCGGCAAGGACATCACGCGCTTCCACTGCGTGATCTGGCCGGCGATGCTCGAGGCCGCGGGGCTGCCGCTCCCGGAGCGGGTCTGGGCGCACGGGTTCATGTCCGTCGACGGCCAGCGGTTCAGCAAGAGCGCGGGCGTCTGGGTCGAACTGGACGACGCAATCGCGCGCTACGGCCCCGACGCGCTGCGGTACTACCTCCTGCGCGAGATCCCGTTCAACGGCGACGGCGACTTCTCGTGGGAGCGGTTCACCGAGCGCTACACGGCGGACCTCGCGAACGCGTTCGGCAACCTCGCGAGCCGCACGGTCGCGATGGTCGAGAGGTACCGCGGGGGCGAGGTGCCGGCTGCCGCGCCCGACGAGGTCGGGGCGTCGCGCGCGGCGGACGCGGCGGACCTGGCGGCGTACCACGCCGCGTTCGACGGCACGCGCGGGTACGTGCCGCACGAGGCGCTCGCGGCGCTCTGGCGCGTGGTCGGGCGCGCGAACGCGGAGGTGCAGGAGCGGCAGCCGTGGACGCTCGCGAAGGACCCGGCGCGTGCCGCGGAGTTGGACGCGGTGCTCCACTCGGCCGTCCGCCGGCTCGCGGTCGCGGCGGTGTGCGTGTGGCCGGTTCTGCCGCGCAAGGCGGCGGAGCTGTGGGCGCAACTCGGCGGGCCGGGCGAGGTCGAGGCGCAGCGGTTCGCCGCGATGGACGGGCTCGACCCGGCGGGGTGGCGGGTGCGGAAGGGGGCGGCGCTCTTTCCGCGGGACGCCGCGCCGGCACCTACGGCCTGA